In Virgibacillus sp. NKC19-16, a single genomic region encodes these proteins:
- a CDS encoding RidA family protein — MAKGIHTDNAPAALGPYSQAIQAGDFIYVSGQIGIDPATADVVEGGIENQTEQVLKNLQAIFTEAGTDFSQVVKFTIYLSSMDDFATVNDIYGAYLSEPYPSRATVEVSRLPKNVLVEMDAVVYTK, encoded by the coding sequence ATGGCAAAAGGGATTCATACAGATAATGCACCAGCGGCACTAGGACCGTATTCTCAAGCAATTCAGGCGGGTGATTTCATTTATGTTTCCGGACAAATTGGAATTGACCCAGCAACTGCCGATGTAGTAGAAGGAGGAATTGAAAACCAAACGGAGCAGGTGTTGAAAAATCTGCAAGCTATCTTTACAGAAGCGGGTACTGATTTTTCTCAAGTGGTTAAATTCACGATTTATTTAAGTTCGATGGATGACTTTGCAACAGTAAATGACATTTATGGGGCCTATTTAAGTGAGCCATACCCATCTCGTGCAACGGTTGAAGTAAGTCGGTTGCCGAAGAATGTACTTGTTGAAATGGACGCTGTTGTAT